Part of the Pseudoliparis swirei isolate HS2019 ecotype Mariana Trench chromosome 18, NWPU_hadal_v1, whole genome shotgun sequence genome is shown below.
ATTACTTTGTCGTCCTGTCAACTTcagttgtttttaaaatgcagtttgttttttattatggcACAATGTGATATGAAAAGATCCtcttacaaatatatgtatcatTTATTTCCCTccctcacacaacacatgactGGCAATGATGCTACATCAGTGAAACAAACATTATCATCCATATAATTCATCTCACAGACGATATTAGTCCAGTTACATTATTCACCCTGTTGTGAGTGTTTAATGGTGCCGAGGAATTGAGCCCAACATCCTGGACTAAGTGAAACAACTCAACACAACAAATCTAATGTTTGCAGTTATGTTTTGACTTTTTGCGAGACTTCTAATGCATTACCACAAAGAACTTCACATCAAAATATTTCAGAGAAAGTCCCACATGTAATCACATCAACATAGTTAGCAAAcaggcaaaacaaaatcacaaacagCTTAGTTATATACACAAACTCTAATTGAACACGACCATGATAAACCAGTTTGTGATATGTTACATCTTATTGGTTCAATCTGAACACAACCCCAAAGGCAAAAACAATACATTGAGGTTTTATGGGGAGGTTCTTGACAACAGCACTGACTACCTGCCTGAAACCAATGGATCCACCTGAGAGTCAACACTGATGTGTGAACATGAGGCAAAGGAACAACAAACCACAGTGTTGGCTTGGTTTTTAATCGAGAAACCGCTGTTTCGTGTCACAATGACGGACGAAGCGGTCAACATGGGCAGACTCAGCGGACTGGACCAAGGCAACTGACAACCTGGTATCTTGTGCACACTTTGTGGTTGCCAGGCCGTCAGCAGAGATTGTTACACTAACTGAagttatgtatacatatatatatatatatatatacttatcaTATGAACTAACTCTCAGAAAGAATCTGAAAAAATTATTTGCCGAAAGGCCAGACTCCGTCTTTAAGACGTAGCATCTAAGCTAGTTGAGTCAACAACTCTCAGACTTTTGAATGAATTACATTGTGAGGCGTTTCTGTTATTTTGTCTACCAATTCGATCTCTCCGGTTGAATTTGAACAAATCCAACTTTCACATCCCGACTGTCAGCGCCTCGTGCTTCGTCTTGATCAGACCCAAGCGTGGACGCTGCCCGCCCAGTCCAGCATCCGCCCTCGGTACCAGGCGCGCGTGATCGGCTGAATGAGCAGCATTAGTCGAAACCGTCGCAGCAGCCCGCAGAAAATGGCGGCGGCCACAACCACGAGCGGCGACATCATCACGAAACCCAGGATGATGAGGGCGGAGCAGCTGTTGTCGTCAAGGTAACGGCAGATGGCAGAGGGGGCGTCAAGGACCTaggaggacaaacacaaagGAAGGTCATAAAGTAGACAGGAGGGCTCAGGAGCACATGGTCAACTTTTTGGCATCAGCAGgagctccttctcttctcttgaAAAGCAAATAGGTGGAATTTGATAATTGTGTCcatgcacatgcatgtgtgtatgcatatgcCCTGGTGCAGAAGTGGGATGTGTGGTGAGTGGGCTGTGACAGGTTCTCCCTCGCCTCCCTCTGTTCAGATACAGAGTGTCTCATAGTGGAACCCTCCAAGCTGTCAATCACCTTATGATGGCAAGTGAGAGGGAGGATGAGCCAGAGAGAAAGACATGGAAACTAAAGTAAGATGTAAAAGGAGCAGCTGCCGAAGTACACACTCACATCCGTACAAGAACATTACACCAGAGttctactctcacacacacagacacgtaaaGTACAAGACCATTATCTCAGATGAACTCAAAATGATTTGATTACCTCTGAAGCCCTTTTCTTAACAATCTCCTATTGTAAGCTTTTTCAAAAGGAGCTTCGCCCCCAACAAACGCGCCCTAGCAACAGCAGTGTTcaacacactcatgaacacacacacacacacaaagacacacatctgTCAAGTGCACACTGTGCTTTCAACGCGTACATTTCCCTCCTTGTCGTGCTGTCAGTGTGTCTCTGCACAGCTGGTGCCGGCACCAAATCAGGCAGTCTTGTCTTCTCAGTGGGGCTCTCTCTGTGTTCAGTCGGTCGGCCGTGACTGACATTGTCTTTAATTGTTTGCTCTGAACTGACATTTGCTCTGGCCTAATCCTGATTGTAGTTGTGTTGCACGCTTTGCACATTCCTAATTTGTCTGCTCTGCCATACGTCTGTGCCTTCAGAAACCAAATCATTCAACACACATGCAACCGCGCACAAGGACCAACTTCATAGGTGAGCTGTGATGTTGTGACCTCTAGTGAGCCAAGGTCAGAGCTGTAGATAATCATGGCATGATTTGGTATGATGCCTGGACTCACTATATTATACTGATGATCTGTCTGCTCCAGCCATCCAGTTCATTTCATTTCTTTGGAAGAGCTTGTAattagtcatttaaaaaaacaatacgtACAAAACATGAGGAATAAGCTTCAACACCTTTGTGGAAATGGTGCCAACGTAGAGTGACTTTCCTTCAGGCTTCGATTGTATGTTTTTTGACTCCAGGTGCCATTCTTAATGAGAGTACATGACATGGGATTACTTTCGTAAACTTCTAGTAAAGTCGACAGAGAGTGCAGATTCCTCATTATTATTGGTTTGTCAATATTATGTCGTCTTGCCACAGCAAAAGCTTTGCTAAATATAGTTTTCAGCCACTTAGGGGCAGCAGAGAGCAGCTGTAAACAACGCTGGACAAATCAGATTTTAAATGGTCGAACTTGTTAGCAAACAGTATCTTATTTGCACAGCCAGCAGTTATCAAGTGCAATATTCACTCTGCTTTTAGCTCTGCTTtgctctccatcacctcctgaGAAAAACATCTCTTTAGCTGATTAATGTTACACCAAGATCATTAGCCAGTCACTTGATGTGTTTGTCCGTCATTCGGTGCAGGGTCAAAacaatgtttatttgttttttcgcTGAATACAACTGCTTGCTGCAGCTGGAAACACTCAATTGGAGTTGCCCTATTATTCCCATATTATATTTGAATAATTGTTATTGTAAAACATAATGACTATGGCAGCTTAATTCATCCTCTAAATATGAACAAAAGTGGAAAAAAATCCAGACTATCAAGAGAAATGTAGTAAATTCTGAATAGCAGGTATGTTTGTTGACAGTAGAGAGTGACAGGAAACATGGCGGTGAAACCTGTCACAACCTGGAATCTAATCAGGGATGCTGCAGCTCCAGGATGTGTCTGAGACCAATACCTCGATGCTTTTAAGGACATTGCATGGTGATGAGTTGTTCCTAAAGGGTTACCATGAGCAACCACATCTAAATGTTTGAAGATGAATGGTTAATAAACAGTAAAAGGTGGTGGAAAGAATTGATGCAGTAAATATCTGGCAAGAATTGTACAACTACAGGAAAAccaaatattgttgtttttcatttttataccTTATGTCTTAATACCTGTAGCAGGagatacattcatacactgtagtcGAAAGGTTTGCACAGAAACAGTGATTCCAGTTTGTTCAGTTTACCTCCAACATTTAGCATTGTTTAAATCCCTATTATAGCAGCTTGTTTGGCTTTGCAGTCTACAAGTGTTTGTGAACATAGGCTGTTGAGAAAAAGTGTACCACACACATCTTGATCCTATTATTTTGCATTGCGAAAATACTCAGTAATTCCTGCCTCTATAACAGAATCCTGTGTCTACTATTAAAGTCTGGACCTTGTGCCGTTGAATCAGTGTCCATCTCCACCCAGTATCCTCTGACTGATCACCCAGAGGCAGGATTAACTCAGATGATGCAATTTTACAACTTCAATTGTGTAGCTTAAATCGTAATAGTGGATCGGGGGCCTAGAATAACAGTAAATATTTCCCCTCAGCTTGTACAGTACCTGCAAAAAGAATAAACAACAGGGTAATATCTCACCCTGGAGTGGCACAAGAAACCAgcgtacagcagcagcactgCGGGCAGCAGCACCACCGAGAAGACCAGAGCCAGGAGCAAAGCACTGGCGAGGATGACACACAGGTCCCAGAGGATGAGAGCTGCCCCGCAGGCCACGCAGCCAAACCTGCCCCTGCGGCTGCCCCACGCACTGCCCTCACTGTGGGCCACGGGAGGGGGCAGCATCTTCACTCCCTCCCCGATCCAgaactcctcctctttctcctcctcgccTGAGCCGCCATCGTCCAAGTCCACGTCCATGCCACACATC
Proteins encoded:
- the LOC130208157 gene encoding transmembrane protein 88, with translation MCGMDVDLDDGGSGEEEKEEEFWIGEGVKMLPPPVAHSEGSAWGSRRGRFGCVACGAALILWDLCVILASALLLALVFSVVLLPAVLLLYAGFLCHSRVLDAPSAICRYLDDNSCSALIILGFVMMSPLVVVAAAIFCGLLRRFRLMLLIQPITRAWYRGRMLDWAGSVHAWV